The Thermotoga sp. SG1 genome includes a window with the following:
- a CDS encoding ferrous iron transport protein A, with amino-acid sequence MRLSKLIPGVRAKIKHLGISGELHEKLVGMGFIPEEEVEIVRVAPFGDPIVCRIGERNITLRKKEADFIEVEVLSEELPLLLTEDGNYEIIDLKGGRRFLSRMKGLGVEKGKKISVSKGRYYVEGKEIPLGRGETMKIWVRRINDASEKYDSQK; translated from the coding sequence ATGAGACTCTCCAAACTCATACCGGGCGTTCGAGCAAAGATCAAACATCTGGGAATTTCCGGAGAACTTCATGAAAAACTTGTGGGGATGGGATTCATACCGGAAGAAGAGGTAGAGATTGTCCGAGTAGCACCTTTCGGGGACCCAATCGTCTGTAGAATAGGGGAAAGAAACATAACCCTGAGAAAGAAAGAGGCAGACTTCATAGAGGTAGAAGTGTTATCTGAAGAATTGCCATTGCTTCTTACGGAAGATGGAAACTACGAAATCATCGATTTGAAAGGCGGAAGAAGGTTTCTATCCAGAATGAAAGGCCTTGGAGTGGAAAAAGGAAAGAAGATATCAGTTTCAAAAGGCAGGTACTATGTTGAGGGAAAAGAGATACCTCTAGGGCGTGGAGAAACCATGAAGATCTGGGTGAGGAGGATCAATGATGCCAGTGAAAAATACGATTCGCAAAAGTGA
- a CDS encoding alpha/beta fold hydrolase codes for MKTFLIVTVFLSVSMFSFELILESTPTLYDVVEYYAGNWCIFRMVYDGTIDPSNPPLLDTNATVVGKVIKWKIPEEKLVEVYKADSSMNIVVIHGMDAREYTEEMTPYKREIVKVFKEIGERLKVNVFLFVYPTLVADPERSAEKFLEMTKKMQNILIFAHSMGGIVAEYIASKKPENIKGIIFSGTPHLGSPLADILFTDPNRYEEELFVSRKEAENLRAALLVSYTGFSVTYAPGYRYLLWRRKPEDFTKVPFVNLVGIIPLNGIESVPEVLMNMITTSTWDTLGLVGLKLLADSLSVLKDEFKKTDGMVPYASASYGGNVLVFSADHEDLYKKKDIVFEGLSYLLLRIMEKW; via the coding sequence ATGAAAACGTTTCTCATCGTGACTGTTTTTCTCAGTGTTTCGATGTTCAGTTTTGAACTGATTCTGGAATCCACTCCCACTCTGTACGATGTGGTGGAGTACTATGCGGGCAACTGGTGTATATTCAGGATGGTCTACGATGGAACGATAGATCCAAGTAATCCTCCCCTTCTGGATACAAACGCAACGGTCGTTGGAAAGGTGATAAAGTGGAAAATCCCCGAGGAAAAACTGGTGGAAGTCTACAAAGCTGATTCTTCGATGAACATTGTGGTGATACATGGAATGGATGCCAGAGAGTACACAGAAGAGATGACGCCTTACAAAAGGGAGATCGTGAAAGTTTTCAAAGAGATAGGTGAAAGACTGAAAGTGAACGTTTTCCTCTTTGTGTATCCAACCTTAGTGGCAGATCCTGAAAGATCGGCAGAAAAGTTTCTTGAGATGACAAAAAAGATGCAAAATATCCTCATCTTTGCCCACAGCATGGGAGGAATTGTAGCAGAATATATAGCAAGTAAAAAACCGGAGAATATAAAGGGGATCATCTTTTCTGGAACACCACACCTTGGAAGCCCATTGGCCGACATTCTGTTCACTGACCCGAATAGATACGAAGAAGAACTTTTTGTCTCCAGAAAAGAAGCAGAAAACCTCAGAGCCGCTTTACTCGTCTCTTACACAGGATTCAGTGTGACCTATGCACCTGGATACAGATACCTTTTATGGAGAAGAAAACCTGAAGATTTCACAAAGGTACCGTTTGTGAATCTTGTAGGGATCATTCCTCTTAACGGCATTGAAAGTGTCCCAGAAGTTCTGATGAACATGATCACTACGTCTACATGGGACACGCTGGGACTTGTTGGTTTAAAACTTTTGGCAGATAGCTTATCTGTTTTGAAAGACGAATTCAAAAAGACAGACGGAATGGTTCCTTACGCCAGTGCATCTTACGGTGGAAACGTTCTTGTTTTCAGTGCCGATCATGAGGATCTGTATAAAAAGAAAGATATTGTCTTTGAAGGATTATCTTACCTGCTTTTGAGAATTATGGAAAAGTGGTAA
- a CDS encoding carbohydrate-binding protein yields the protein MKITLISIFLFGILLAGCMLTTVFQTPSISNLVQEEELVESVVEEQSPESTTSIISAEEKDLPEAGDHGTVLYVSPASTNVTGFISVWFDLKEILEDVFEGDTVRFYIDVLQIKTESATVTMNIYEETSGSTSLTVIATSLLNKNTWTTVEGSTIVPDLDDVQRYLLGIKASEPATLDFYIDNLRWEVVHSQEGGAI from the coding sequence ATGAAAATAACTTTGATTTCCATTTTTTTGTTCGGAATTCTTCTGGCAGGTTGTATGCTGACAACAGTTTTTCAAACGCCATCCATCTCTAACCTAGTTCAGGAAGAAGAATTAGTGGAAAGTGTGGTGGAAGAACAATCACCAGAATCAACAACTAGCATCATCTCTGCAGAAGAAAAAGACCTTCCTGAGGCAGGCGATCACGGAACGGTTCTTTATGTCTCCCCTGCCTCAACAAACGTCACCGGATTCATCAGTGTGTGGTTCGATCTCAAAGAAATACTGGAGGATGTCTTTGAAGGTGATACCGTGCGTTTCTACATTGATGTTCTTCAGATCAAAACAGAATCGGCAACCGTCACCATGAACATCTACGAGGAAACATCTGGGAGCACATCCCTCACAGTGATAGCAACTTCCCTTCTAAACAAAAACACATGGACGACCGTGGAGGGGTCCACGATCGTCCCTGATCTTGATGATGTCCAGCGATATCTTCTCGGTATCAAAGCCAGTGAACCTGCTACGCTCGACTTCTACATCGACAATCTCAGGTGGGAAGTTGTACACTCTCAGGAAGGCGGTGCGATCTGA
- a CDS encoding DUF362 domain-containing protein, with protein sequence MFVKPNLISARKPEEAVTTHPLILKGVLEFLIDLGTEPFVGDSPAFSSFKRVIKVTGVEDVCAELKVPCVPLDDPVEVNGEIFQKIKISRKMLEADKVVNLPKLKTHSQMVMTLGVKNTFGCVVGLEKSSWHMRAKNYDDFANLLIDIHRIVSPVLTILDGVEGMEGNGPTNGKKRFFGIVGVSKNAFALDDAVCKALGIDHLVYTVKHSRRRKLVPDYEVVGHFQSTIELPSTVSTLDRLSRTFSRFFVKYPRIDTNKCMKCRLCEERCPASAIDIFSQKIDYHKCIRCYVCHEVCPHDAIKLVRNFL encoded by the coding sequence GTGTTTGTCAAACCAAACCTCATCTCCGCAAGAAAACCAGAAGAAGCCGTCACCACACATCCTCTCATTCTAAAAGGTGTGCTTGAGTTTCTGATCGATCTTGGAACAGAGCCCTTCGTGGGAGACAGCCCCGCCTTCAGCAGTTTCAAAAGGGTGATAAAAGTCACGGGTGTTGAGGATGTCTGCGCAGAACTGAAGGTTCCATGTGTTCCTCTGGACGATCCTGTGGAAGTGAACGGCGAAATATTCCAGAAGATAAAGATCTCAAGGAAAATGCTGGAAGCAGACAAAGTGGTAAATCTTCCAAAGCTCAAGACCCACTCTCAAATGGTGATGACCCTCGGTGTGAAAAACACTTTCGGATGCGTGGTGGGACTTGAAAAGTCCTCTTGGCACATGAGAGCGAAAAACTATGACGATTTTGCAAATCTCCTGATAGACATTCACCGCATCGTCTCGCCGGTCCTTACGATACTCGATGGAGTTGAAGGCATGGAAGGAAATGGGCCAACGAACGGTAAAAAGAGATTCTTTGGCATTGTGGGTGTTTCAAAGAACGCTTTTGCACTCGATGATGCCGTCTGCAAGGCACTGGGAATTGATCATCTTGTGTACACCGTGAAACATTCAAGAAGAAGGAAACTGGTTCCTGACTATGAGGTAGTCGGCCACTTTCAGTCCACCATAGAACTCCCTTCTACTGTCTCCACACTCGACAGACTTTCCAGAACTTTTTCAAGATTCTTCGTGAAGTACCCTAGGATAGATACAAACAAATGCATGAAGTGCCGTCTGTGTGAGGAGAGATGCCCCGCCTCAGCGATTGACATCTTCTCCCAGAAAATCGACTATCACAAGTGCATAAGGTGTTATGTCTGCCACGAAGTGTGTCCTCACGACGCCATAAAACTTGTCAGAAATTTCCTGTGA
- the feoB gene encoding ferrous iron transport protein B, translated as MPVKNTIRKSETATIKIALAGCPNVGKTSLFNALTGTKQYVANWPGVTVEKKEGVFIHDGYRIGVVDLPGTYSLGYSSIDEKIARDYILKGDADLIVVVADSVNPEQSLYLLLEILEMEKKVILVLTAIDEAKKLGIKIDRYELQKHLGVPVVFTSAVTGEGLEELKSKIIEYARKNEIPHRVIIDYGEKMESEISRVKNFLQNKKIRVSPRYFALKYLSGDPEFYSEGVKLGLPELSEEERIAYQLLISKKKREYIESVVKEAYYNAKGKSLSSSEAIDHVLTHKFLAFPLFFALMYLVFKFTFDIAQVFADLLDLLFSHLSSLVMTTFGENPVTSLITDGIVGGVGSVLVFVPNIFAMFLALGFLEESGYLPRAAFVMDRIMEKFKLSGRAFMSLILGFGCNVPSIMATRSIDDPKERLVTILITPFMSCSARLPVYLLILRIFFPDSSAAMLFLIYSLSILVTLLSSIVINWLFYRGRTSPLIMELPRYRMPTFKNLYIYMWNRGKHFLRKAGTIIFVSAILIWILSYFPAGGDVEKSFSAMIGKSLEWVFKPFGYSWKIVTSLFYGAVAKEVIVSTMAMLYGFEEETLLGAKEALSLEMDPATSIAFLVFVMAYIPCFATIATIYSETGSLKWTVFSVGYSLAVAYVLSLITLYVGKMVVMLV; from the coding sequence ATGCCAGTGAAAAATACGATTCGCAAAAGTGAGACAGCCACCATCAAAATTGCACTTGCAGGCTGTCCAAATGTTGGAAAGACGAGTCTGTTCAATGCCCTCACGGGCACAAAACAGTACGTTGCGAACTGGCCCGGCGTGACTGTGGAGAAAAAAGAAGGTGTTTTCATACACGATGGCTATAGAATAGGCGTCGTCGATCTTCCTGGTACTTATTCCCTCGGATATTCCTCAATAGATGAGAAGATAGCGCGGGATTACATCCTGAAAGGAGACGCAGATCTAATCGTGGTCGTTGCAGATTCTGTAAATCCAGAGCAGAGTCTCTACCTTTTGCTTGAAATACTCGAGATGGAAAAAAAGGTGATACTCGTCTTAACTGCCATAGACGAAGCAAAAAAACTCGGCATAAAGATTGACCGCTACGAACTTCAAAAACACCTTGGAGTACCTGTAGTCTTCACCTCCGCCGTCACCGGTGAAGGCCTGGAAGAACTCAAATCAAAAATCATTGAATACGCCAGAAAAAATGAGATTCCTCACAGGGTGATCATAGACTACGGGGAAAAAATGGAATCAGAAATATCCAGAGTGAAAAATTTTCTTCAGAACAAGAAGATAAGGGTGAGTCCACGGTACTTTGCTTTGAAATATCTTTCGGGAGATCCGGAATTCTACAGTGAAGGAGTGAAACTTGGGCTTCCAGAGTTGAGCGAAGAAGAAAGAATAGCCTATCAGCTTCTTATCTCAAAGAAAAAACGAGAATACATTGAAAGTGTTGTGAAAGAAGCATACTACAATGCAAAGGGAAAATCTCTGTCTTCGTCAGAAGCGATCGATCACGTCTTGACACACAAATTTCTGGCCTTTCCCCTTTTCTTTGCCCTGATGTATCTTGTGTTTAAATTCACTTTCGACATAGCACAGGTCTTTGCAGATCTTCTCGATCTTCTCTTCTCACATCTTAGCTCTCTTGTGATGACAACTTTCGGAGAAAACCCCGTGACCTCTCTCATCACTGATGGCATCGTAGGGGGCGTTGGAAGCGTTCTAGTGTTTGTTCCCAATATCTTCGCGATGTTTCTTGCTCTTGGTTTTCTGGAGGAGAGCGGGTACCTCCCAAGAGCTGCCTTCGTGATGGACAGGATCATGGAGAAATTTAAATTGAGCGGGAGGGCGTTCATGTCACTCATTCTTGGATTTGGATGCAACGTACCTTCCATCATGGCCACCAGATCTATAGACGACCCGAAAGAAAGACTCGTCACGATACTCATCACTCCATTCATGAGTTGCAGTGCAAGGCTTCCCGTGTACCTTCTCATCCTGAGGATTTTCTTCCCCGATTCTTCTGCCGCCATGCTGTTTTTGATATATTCTTTGAGTATACTCGTTACACTTCTCTCGTCCATTGTCATAAACTGGCTGTTCTACAGAGGAAGAACCTCTCCCTTGATAATGGAACTTCCAAGGTACAGGATGCCCACCTTCAAAAACCTGTACATATACATGTGGAACAGAGGAAAACACTTCTTAAGAAAGGCCGGAACGATCATCTTTGTTTCGGCGATTCTCATATGGATTCTGAGTTATTTCCCGGCAGGCGGAGACGTCGAAAAGAGTTTCTCCGCAATGATAGGAAAGTCTCTGGAATGGGTTTTTAAACCGTTTGGATATTCGTGGAAGATTGTAACATCTCTTTTCTATGGAGCGGTGGCCAAAGAGGTTATCGTCTCAACGATGGCGATGCTTTACGGTTTTGAAGAGGAAACGCTCCTTGGGGCAAAAGAGGCGCTTTCTTTGGAGATGGATCCCGCCACCTCCATTGCCTTTCTTGTCTTTGTGATGGCTTACATTCCGTGCTTTGCAACGATCGCAACGATATACTCTGAGACGGGTAGTTTGAAATGGACTGTCTTTTCAGTTGGATATTCTCTGGCGGTTGCGTACGTGCTGTCTCTGATAACACTCTACGTTGGTAAAATGGTGGTGATGCTGGTATGA
- the folK gene encoding 2-amino-4-hydroxy-6-hydroxymethyldihydropteridine diphosphokinase has protein sequence MVIALGSNLGDRELNLKTALVKMKERGMSIEKLSSFVETEPYGYTDQPKFLNAVCLVETDLSPRALLNTLLEIEREMGRVRTIKWGPRVIDLDIVFYEDLVVNEEGLTIPHPDAHNRLFVLEPLSEIAPDLVHPVLKKTVRELLMELKQRI, from the coding sequence GTGGTGATAGCACTGGGAAGCAATCTGGGAGACAGGGAGTTGAACTTGAAAACAGCCCTTGTGAAGATGAAAGAACGCGGTATGTCCATCGAAAAACTCTCCTCGTTCGTTGAAACAGAACCCTATGGATACACCGATCAGCCAAAGTTCCTGAACGCCGTGTGCCTCGTGGAAACGGATCTTTCACCTCGAGCGCTTTTGAACACTCTTCTTGAGATAGAAAGAGAAATGGGAAGGGTCAGAACGATCAAATGGGGACCCAGGGTGATCGACCTCGATATCGTGTTCTATGAAGATCTCGTCGTGAACGAAGAGGGACTGACCATACCGCATCCCGATGCTCACAACAGACTTTTCGTTCTGGAACCCCTGAGCGAAATAGCCCCGGACCTCGTTCATCCCGTTTTGAAAAAGACCGTGCGGGAACTACTGATGGAACTCAAACAACGAATATAG
- a CDS encoding aminopeptidase P family protein, which yields MERADRAMELAMKKGADAFLIVNVENSSRASSIYFSGFTGSFSIILISESARLLITDPRYTSQAKQETDFEVREVRDGDFIGVLKNVIKDLNIKVIALEEERLSLSMFRKLSTALGKRKFIGLDEEVKNLRMIKDEKEIGRIKQAIEISERAFLETIQQIRAGMTEKEIAALLEYTMKKEGAEKTAFDSIVASGWRSALPHGKPTEKVVERGDVIVIDFGAVYENYCADITRVVCIGEPSDRVKEIHGIVLEAQERALKNAKAGLTGKQLDSFAREFIVEKGYGEFFGHSLGHGIGLEVHEGPAVSFRNESSLPENAVVTIEPGIYLEGEFGIRIEEDVVLKEQGCEILTTLPRSIFVV from the coding sequence ATGGAAAGAGCAGACAGGGCGATGGAACTGGCCATGAAAAAAGGAGCGGATGCCTTTCTGATCGTGAACGTTGAAAACTCCTCGAGGGCTTCTTCAATATACTTTTCTGGTTTCACGGGGTCCTTTTCCATCATTCTGATCTCTGAAAGCGCAAGACTCCTCATCACCGATCCGAGATACACCAGTCAGGCCAAGCAGGAAACGGATTTTGAAGTCCGGGAGGTAAGAGACGGTGATTTCATCGGAGTTTTGAAAAACGTGATAAAGGATCTCAACATAAAGGTGATCGCCCTTGAGGAAGAAAGACTTTCCCTTTCCATGTTCAGAAAGCTCTCAACCGCCCTTGGAAAGAGAAAGTTCATCGGTCTTGATGAAGAGGTGAAAAACCTGAGGATGATCAAAGACGAAAAAGAGATCGGAAGGATCAAGCAGGCGATAGAGATATCTGAGAGGGCCTTCCTCGAGACGATCCAGCAGATAAGAGCAGGAATGACGGAAAAGGAAATAGCCGCACTTCTCGAGTACACGATGAAGAAAGAAGGGGCAGAAAAAACGGCTTTCGACTCCATCGTGGCTTCAGGGTGGCGTTCTGCTCTGCCTCATGGAAAGCCAACTGAAAAGGTCGTTGAAAGAGGAGACGTGATCGTCATCGACTTTGGAGCAGTTTACGAGAACTACTGTGCTGATATCACACGCGTCGTCTGCATAGGCGAACCCTCTGATCGAGTGAAAGAGATACACGGAATCGTTCTCGAGGCTCAGGAGAGAGCCCTGAAGAACGCAAAAGCGGGACTGACAGGGAAACAACTCGACTCGTTCGCAAGAGAGTTCATCGTTGAGAAGGGATATGGAGAGTTCTTCGGACACAGTCTGGGACATGGAATAGGTCTGGAGGTCCATGAAGGACCGGCGGTGAGTTTCAGAAACGAGTCTTCCCTTCCCGAGAACGCGGTCGTCACCATAGAGCCCGGAATCTATCTGGAAGGAGAGTTCGGCATAAGAATAGAGGAAGATGTGGTTCTGAAGGAGCAGGGATGCGAAATCCTCACCACTCTACCGAGATCTATATTCGTTGTTTGA
- the aguA gene encoding xylan alpha-(1->2)-glucuronosidase, whose protein sequence is MDYTMCWLEYRRFPENIVSNLKEWFSSVSILDSDVSSLKSEIREFSEKSLGITPRFYTRPLKKKEYIMIGSLDSLPFEIEGDPGEEGFILRTQNWSGSKILVVTGKTKRSLVYAVFDLIRRIRLGEDIEKMNVLEKPKAKFRMLNHWDNLDGSIERGYAGSSIFFKGNKIVVNQRTRDYARLLASIGINGVVINNVNVKKQEVLLIEPVYLKKLKRLANLFREYGIRLYLSINFASPMYLGGLDTADPLDERVARWWKEKIKEIYDYIPDFGGFLVKADSEFNPGPHMFGRNHADGANMLARALAPFGGVVIWRAFVYNCLQDWRDYKTDRARAAYDNFKPLDGKFDDNVIVQIKYGPMDFQVREPVNPLFGGLEKTNQILELQITQEYTGQQIHLCFLGTLWKEILEFDTFAKGRGSYVKRIVDGTLFGRENNGFAGVSNVGDSVNWTGHDLAQANLYTFGKLSWNPDEDIEKIVEEWIRLTFGDDKKVLENVSYMLLKSHRTYEKYTTPFGLGWMVNPGHHYGPNPEGYEYSKWGTYHRANWEAIGVDRTSRGTGYTLQYHSPWREIFDDIKTCPEDLLLFFHRVKYNHRLKSGKTLIQAIYDLHFEGVEEVEEFIRKWEELKDKVPSEVFERVKERLHMQLEHAKEWRDVINTYFYRRTGIPDKRGRKIYP, encoded by the coding sequence GTGGACTACACGATGTGCTGGCTGGAGTACAGAAGATTTCCAGAAAACATCGTTTCGAACTTGAAGGAGTGGTTTTCGAGTGTCTCTATCCTGGACTCTGACGTTTCTTCTTTAAAGAGTGAGATCAGAGAGTTTTCTGAAAAATCACTCGGCATCACTCCAAGGTTCTACACCAGACCTTTAAAAAAGAAAGAGTACATCATGATAGGATCTTTGGACTCTCTACCCTTCGAGATCGAAGGAGATCCCGGCGAAGAAGGGTTCATTTTGAGAACACAAAACTGGAGCGGATCGAAGATTCTTGTTGTGACCGGAAAGACGAAGAGATCTCTTGTGTACGCTGTTTTCGATCTGATAAGGAGGATAAGACTCGGTGAGGATATAGAGAAAATGAACGTTCTGGAAAAACCAAAGGCGAAGTTTCGTATGCTGAATCACTGGGACAATCTCGATGGATCGATCGAGAGAGGATATGCGGGTAGCTCCATCTTCTTCAAGGGCAACAAGATCGTTGTGAACCAGAGAACAAGAGACTACGCAAGACTTCTTGCATCGATCGGTATAAACGGTGTGGTCATAAACAACGTGAACGTCAAAAAACAGGAAGTTTTGTTGATAGAACCTGTTTATTTGAAGAAGTTGAAGAGACTTGCAAATCTTTTCAGAGAGTATGGAATCAGGTTGTACCTGAGTATAAATTTCGCTTCTCCTATGTACCTGGGAGGGCTGGACACGGCAGATCCTCTTGATGAGCGTGTGGCACGTTGGTGGAAAGAGAAGATAAAAGAAATATACGACTATATCCCAGATTTCGGTGGCTTTCTTGTCAAAGCCGATTCTGAGTTCAATCCTGGTCCTCACATGTTTGGAAGAAACCACGCAGATGGGGCAAACATGCTTGCAAGAGCCCTTGCTCCGTTTGGGGGTGTGGTGATATGGAGGGCGTTCGTTTACAACTGTCTTCAGGACTGGAGAGACTACAAAACAGACAGAGCCAGGGCAGCTTACGATAACTTCAAACCCTTGGATGGAAAGTTCGACGATAACGTAATCGTTCAGATAAAGTACGGGCCAATGGACTTTCAGGTGAGAGAACCCGTTAATCCTCTTTTCGGTGGTTTGGAAAAGACGAATCAAATCCTTGAACTTCAAATCACACAAGAATACACAGGACAGCAGATTCATCTTTGTTTCCTTGGTACTCTCTGGAAAGAAATACTGGAGTTCGACACGTTCGCAAAGGGAAGAGGTTCCTATGTGAAAAGAATCGTTGATGGTACCCTCTTTGGTCGTGAAAACAACGGTTTTGCCGGCGTTTCCAATGTTGGAGACAGTGTGAACTGGACAGGCCACGACCTGGCACAGGCAAATCTCTACACTTTCGGAAAACTCTCCTGGAATCCTGACGAAGACATAGAAAAGATCGTTGAAGAGTGGATAAGACTCACCTTTGGAGACGACAAAAAAGTCCTGGAGAACGTCTCTTACATGCTTTTGAAATCGCACAGAACTTACGAAAAGTACACCACTCCCTTTGGTCTGGGATGGATGGTGAATCCAGGACATCATTATGGACCAAATCCTGAGGGTTATGAGTACTCAAAATGGGGAACCTACCACAGAGCGAACTGGGAGGCAATAGGTGTCGACAGAACTTCCAGAGGAACTGGCTACACCCTTCAGTACCATTCACCGTGGAGAGAGATCTTCGATGACATCAAGACGTGTCCTGAGGATCTTCTTCTTTTTTTCCATCGGGTGAAATACAACCATCGACTGAAATCCGGAAAGACCCTAATTCAGGCGATATATGACCTTCATTTCGAAGGTGTGGAAGAGGTTGAAGAGTTCATAAGAAAGTGGGAAGAACTGAAAGACAAAGTACCATCCGAGGTTTTTGAAAGGGTAAAAGAACGTCTTCACATGCAGCTTGAACACGCAAAGGAATGGCGCGATGTGATCAACACGTACTTTTACAGAAGAACGGGTATTCCCGATAAAAGGGGAAGAAAGATATATCCGTGA
- a CDS encoding ABC transporter ATP-binding protein encodes MSPEKFLLRYAGKYWYLFFVGTVLSLVLTVLEILPPRLMKTAIDTFLTGKDLSAAERFQGIVTTAFIILGIRGLSFLFGFASTYVTGYAGAKIVLLMRRDVFSHVVSLPYSFFTKVPSGVVTTRIVNDTQNIQEFFSSVVTSVIMDVLLLGAVIFSLVQISKELFGHVYYLLPIIAISILLFRYFDRRAYRKVRTNLARLNAFLAEHIAGVNIIKILNLEKHKEEEFSHVSEAYYRSLMEQLYVFGIFRPLMDFLYFLGVSLVIWYGARYIADRTLGFGALYAFVSYLDMFFRPLRDLSEKYDIIQNSMASSEKILNLLKEERETEGNPNGPDRISKGYLRFENVWFSYDGENWILKDIDLEFHPGKLYAIVGETGAGKSTLMSLINGLYIPQKGRILIDEIPLLAYNLKVARRQIAAVPQDVMLFSGTILDNIKLFDERISEKEVLRALEKVHAMDIIERLPGGIHYEIVERGTTLSAGERQLIALARAVLFDAKIFILDEATSNVDVITEMKIQESLKELSKERTVIMIAHRLSTVRDADEIVVIHDGRAVEKGTHSELLGRKGVYYRLYRIQFENV; translated from the coding sequence TTGAGTCCGGAAAAATTTCTGCTGAGATACGCAGGAAAATACTGGTACCTTTTTTTTGTGGGAACCGTTCTGTCACTTGTCCTCACGGTACTGGAAATTCTTCCACCCCGTCTCATGAAAACGGCGATCGATACCTTCCTGACAGGAAAGGACCTATCGGCCGCTGAACGTTTTCAGGGAATCGTTACGACCGCTTTCATCATACTGGGAATAAGAGGGCTTTCCTTTCTCTTTGGGTTCGCCAGCACTTACGTAACAGGATACGCCGGTGCAAAGATCGTTCTTCTTATGAGAAGGGATGTGTTTTCTCACGTCGTTTCTCTTCCATACTCTTTCTTCACGAAGGTACCTTCTGGCGTTGTCACCACCAGAATCGTCAACGATACTCAGAACATACAGGAGTTTTTCTCTTCTGTCGTCACGAGTGTGATCATGGATGTTCTTCTGCTCGGGGCTGTGATTTTTTCTCTCGTCCAGATCAGCAAGGAACTTTTTGGTCATGTTTACTATCTTCTCCCAATTATAGCCATTTCGATTCTGCTTTTTAGATACTTCGACAGAAGGGCTTACAGAAAAGTCAGAACCAATCTTGCCCGTCTCAACGCCTTTCTGGCAGAACACATAGCGGGTGTGAACATCATAAAGATCCTGAATCTCGAAAAACACAAAGAAGAAGAGTTCTCTCACGTTTCGGAGGCTTATTACAGATCCCTGATGGAGCAACTTTATGTCTTTGGAATCTTCAGACCTCTCATGGACTTCCTCTATTTTCTGGGAGTCAGTCTGGTCATATGGTACGGTGCCAGATACATCGCAGATCGTACCCTGGGTTTTGGGGCCCTTTATGCTTTCGTTTCTTACCTTGACATGTTCTTCAGGCCGCTCAGGGATCTCTCTGAAAAGTACGATATAATACAGAATTCCATGGCATCCTCTGAGAAGATCCTGAACCTTCTAAAGGAGGAGAGGGAAACAGAGGGAAACCCAAATGGTCCTGATCGGATTTCAAAAGGGTATCTTCGTTTTGAAAACGTCTGGTTCTCTTACGATGGTGAAAACTGGATCTTGAAGGACATTGATCTGGAGTTCCATCCTGGAAAACTCTACGCTATCGTTGGAGAAACGGGTGCAGGGAAGTCCACCCTGATGAGCTTGATAAATGGTCTCTACATTCCTCAGAAGGGAAGAATCCTCATCGATGAAATACCCCTGCTTGCGTACAATCTGAAAGTTGCCAGAAGACAGATCGCTGCGGTTCCTCAGGATGTGATGCTTTTCAGTGGAACGATACTGGATAACATCAAGCTTTTCGATGAGAGAATATCAGAAAAAGAGGTCTTAAGGGCTCTGGAAAAGGTACACGCAATGGATATAATCGAAAGGTTACCGGGGGGAATTCATTACGAGATCGTGGAGAGGGGGACCACTCTATCGGCTGGAGAAAGACAGCTCATAGCCCTTGCACGAGCGGTGTTGTTCGATGCAAAGATCTTTATCCTGGATGAAGCCACAAGCAACGTGGACGTGATAACGGAGATGAAGATTCAAGAATCCCTGAAAGAACTCTCAAAAGAAAGAACAGTGATTATGATAGCCCACAGACTCTCAACCGTAAGGGACGCAGACGAGATAGTGGTGATTCATGATGGCAGAGCAGTGGAAAAAGGGACTCATTCCGAATTGCTCGGAAGAAAAGGTGTGTATTACAGGCTCTATCGGATCCAGTTTGAAAACGTCTGA